Proteins from one Natrinema salinisoli genomic window:
- a CDS encoding ferredoxin produces the protein MKVEFDEDTCIGMFQCVAEWDAFEKDKSKGKAILADSEEVEDGVFVREVPDDAELDAKFAARSCPVDAIKIYDDDGEQLIP, from the coding sequence ATGAAAGTCGAATTCGACGAGGACACCTGTATCGGGATGTTCCAGTGCGTCGCGGAGTGGGACGCGTTCGAGAAGGACAAATCGAAGGGGAAGGCGATTCTCGCGGACAGCGAGGAGGTCGAGGACGGTGTCTTCGTCCGTGAAGTCCCCGACGACGCGGAACTCGACGCGAAGTTCGCCGCCCGCTCGTGTCCCGTCGACGCGATCAAAATTTACGACGACGACGGCGAACAACTGATTCCCTGA
- a CDS encoding TIGR00725 family protein yields MRVSVIGGGAITDEQAARAEAVGRELAARDHTVVCGGRGGTMEAVCRGAKTEGGTTIGILPGERPEAANDYVDHPVATGIGHARNALVPLNGDAVVALAGGVGTLSEIGFAGIYDRPVVGLETHDVSTLDIDLETVETPAEAVNAVERALEHRS; encoded by the coding sequence ATGCGCGTCAGCGTCATCGGCGGCGGAGCGATCACGGACGAACAGGCGGCCCGCGCGGAAGCGGTCGGACGCGAACTCGCCGCCCGGGACCACACGGTCGTCTGCGGCGGTCGCGGCGGGACGATGGAAGCCGTCTGCCGCGGCGCGAAAACCGAGGGCGGCACCACGATCGGTATCCTCCCGGGTGAGCGCCCGGAAGCGGCGAACGACTACGTCGACCACCCCGTCGCGACCGGGATCGGCCACGCCCGGAACGCGCTCGTCCCGCTGAACGGCGACGCGGTCGTCGCGCTCGCCGGCGGCGTCGGCACGCTCTCGGAGATCGGCTTCGCCGGCATCTACGATCGACCCGTCGTCGGCCTCGAGACCCACGACGTCTCGACCCTCGATATCGATCTCGAGACCGTCGAAACCCCTGCTGAAGCCGTCAACGCCGTCGAACGGGCTCTCGAGCACCGATCCTGA
- a CDS encoding phosphatase PAP2 family protein, whose translation MALGYVTLVTIATVCLGVVATCALCVHSSTLPRTTAELRHRIRTIAPYLGVIGVILLVKRLTHYRRLELSYALDWDLTDEIYAVEGSFVASVQDVVPDALIGFFSVMYMFGFPYLLATAFVLYVLLPTQRRVKELLVAFALNTLIGSLFYTVFIAYGPRNHLSSVDGLMYQFYPQTQELTAEISANTNVFPSLHTSLAVIVLLFAWRSRRTYPRWFSIAATVSTFVVFSTMYLGIHWLVDVVAGVVLAVWCVLTAERIVAQVVDDDRVPVSDDGEERIASEVSD comes from the coding sequence ATGGCATTAGGATACGTCACACTCGTCACGATAGCGACCGTCTGTCTCGGCGTTGTAGCGACCTGCGCGCTCTGTGTCCACTCCTCGACGCTCCCGCGAACGACCGCGGAACTTCGGCATCGGATCCGGACTATCGCGCCGTACCTCGGCGTGATAGGGGTGATTTTGCTGGTAAAACGGTTGACGCACTATCGCAGGTTGGAACTCTCCTACGCGCTCGATTGGGACCTCACCGACGAGATCTACGCCGTCGAAGGGTCGTTCGTCGCTTCCGTGCAGGACGTCGTCCCCGACGCACTGATCGGATTCTTCTCCGTGATGTACATGTTCGGGTTTCCGTACCTGTTGGCGACCGCCTTCGTCCTCTACGTCCTCTTGCCGACCCAGCGCCGCGTCAAGGAACTGCTCGTCGCGTTCGCCCTCAACACGCTGATCGGGTCCCTCTTCTATACAGTGTTTATCGCCTACGGACCGCGCAATCACCTCTCGAGCGTCGACGGGCTGATGTACCAGTTCTATCCGCAGACGCAGGAACTCACGGCCGAGATCTCGGCAAATACGAACGTGTTCCCGTCGCTACACACGTCGCTGGCGGTTATCGTGCTCCTGTTCGCCTGGCGGTCCCGCCGCACGTACCCGCGGTGGTTCTCGATCGCAGCGACCGTGTCGACGTTCGTCGTCTTCTCGACGATGTATCTGGGAATCCACTGGCTGGTCGACGTCGTCGCGGGCGTCGTACTCGCCGTCTGGTGCGTCCTCACGGCCGAACGAATCGTCGCCCAGGTAGTCGATGACGACCGCGTTCCCGTTTCCGACGACGGCGAGGAGCGTATCGCCTCCGAAGTCAGCGACTGA
- the mdh gene encoding malate dehydrogenase yields the protein MTKVSVVGAAGTVGAAAGYNIALRDVADELVFVDIPDKEDDTVGQAADANHGVAYDSNTTIRQGGYEDTAGSDVVVITAGIPRQPGQTRIDLAGDNAPIMEDIGSSLAEHNDDFITVTTSNPVDLLNRHLYETGDRAREKVIGFGGRLDSARFRYVISQRFDAPVRNVEATILGEHGDAQVPVFSKVRVDGRDPEFDEDEKDELLEELQTSAMNVIEKKGATEWGPATGVGHMVEAILRDTGEVLPASVTLEGEFGHEDTAFGVPARLGSDGIEEIVEWDLTEYERNQLGEAAEKLSEQYDKIS from the coding sequence ATGACGAAAGTTAGCGTGGTCGGCGCGGCCGGGACGGTCGGGGCCGCCGCAGGCTACAACATCGCGCTTCGGGACGTCGCGGACGAACTCGTCTTCGTGGACATTCCGGACAAGGAAGACGACACGGTCGGACAGGCCGCCGACGCGAACCACGGCGTCGCCTACGACTCGAACACGACGATCCGACAGGGCGGCTACGAGGACACCGCAGGATCGGACGTCGTCGTCATCACCGCGGGGATCCCGCGCCAGCCGGGCCAGACCCGGATCGATCTGGCCGGAGACAACGCGCCGATCATGGAGGACATCGGCTCGTCGCTGGCCGAGCACAACGACGATTTCATCACGGTGACGACGTCGAACCCGGTCGACCTGCTGAACCGCCACCTCTACGAGACGGGCGACCGCGCCCGCGAGAAGGTAATCGGCTTCGGTGGCCGGCTCGACTCCGCCCGGTTCCGCTACGTCATCTCACAGCGCTTCGACGCGCCCGTCCGGAACGTCGAGGCGACCATCCTCGGGGAACACGGCGACGCGCAGGTTCCCGTCTTCTCGAAGGTCCGCGTCGACGGCCGCGATCCCGAATTCGACGAGGACGAAAAGGACGAGCTCCTCGAGGAGCTCCAGACCTCCGCGATGAACGTCATCGAAAAGAAAGGCGCGACCGAGTGGGGCCCGGCGACCGGCGTCGGGCACATGGTCGAGGCCATCCTGCGCGACACCGGCGAGGTGCTCCCCGCGAGCGTTACGCTCGAGGGCGAGTTCGGCCACGAGGACACCGCCTTCGGCGTGCCGGCCAGGCTCGGCTCCGACGGCATCGAGGAGATCGTCGAGTGGGACCTGACCGAGTACGAGCGCAACCAGCTCGGCGAGGCCGCCGAGAAGCTCTCCGAGCAGTACGACAAGATTTCGTAG
- a CDS encoding class I SAM-dependent methyltransferase, protein MERTSPERTGTRPADPLGRAMLAHHRDTPGRLTYRDGADVQDGSVAEFYFSSSESWESETIDLLERLTDYEPVLDVGCGAGKHLLWWADRGVDAVGVDASPNAVRTARARGLEDVFVGDMFDLPVETGAFGAVHAVGTQIGLGRSLAGIRELLADFARVTDDAGVAVVDNYDPTRLDEVFFGYRSDPRDGIAHRCFHLEFERETADGERYREVGRTLQFLLCSPERFREATTGTPWTVTDVLRTGAHYRAVLAKSDPEPDR, encoded by the coding sequence ATGGAACGGACCAGCCCCGAACGAACTGGGACACGACCGGCGGACCCGCTGGGACGAGCCATGCTCGCTCACCACCGCGATACGCCGGGTCGGCTGACCTATCGCGACGGCGCGGACGTACAGGACGGCTCCGTCGCCGAGTTCTACTTCTCGAGTTCGGAATCCTGGGAGTCGGAGACGATCGATCTCCTCGAGCGATTGACCGACTACGAACCGGTCCTCGACGTGGGCTGTGGCGCGGGGAAACACCTCCTCTGGTGGGCCGATCGGGGCGTCGACGCGGTCGGCGTCGATGCGAGTCCGAACGCCGTGCGAACGGCCCGTGCACGCGGGCTCGAGGACGTTTTCGTCGGCGACATGTTCGATCTCCCCGTCGAAACGGGCGCGTTCGGGGCCGTCCACGCCGTCGGTACCCAGATCGGACTCGGCCGCTCGCTGGCCGGCATCCGCGAATTGCTCGCCGACTTCGCTCGCGTCACCGACGACGCGGGGGTCGCCGTCGTCGACAACTACGATCCGACGCGGTTGGACGAGGTATTCTTCGGCTACCGGTCCGATCCCCGCGACGGGATCGCTCACCGGTGTTTCCACCTCGAGTTCGAACGCGAGACGGCGGACGGAGAACGATATCGGGAGGTCGGGCGAACGCTACAGTTCCTGCTGTGCTCGCCCGAACGGTTCCGCGAGGCGACGACGGGGACGCCGTGGACCGTGACCGACGTCCTGCGGACCGGGGCACACTACAGAGCGGTTCTGGCGAAGTCGGATCCGGAACCGGATCGGTAG
- a CDS encoding Sjogren's syndrome/scleroderma autoantigen 1 family protein translates to MSDFDKEAEREKLREKYEQDKEERKATQRMSDLLLKGATMTNAHCGTCGDPLFQENGTTFCPSCHGNPDAVQGTDLEAQPAEEGPADGETAATDTERTEGADASPANAADSDARSVSSGENATDDTASDPRQQPQPPRSDTDASVAESQSRSTSPSPAGRAEQPTPSRSDAGSSDSGSSSAPADGRRSGSGTHRTAPVPTDGDLEAAHGALVRSLERFAEEAAQTDDPRYAKDCLEAAREAAETLSVLR, encoded by the coding sequence ATGAGCGACTTCGACAAGGAAGCCGAGCGCGAGAAACTTCGAGAGAAGTACGAACAGGACAAAGAAGAGCGCAAGGCGACCCAGCGAATGAGCGACCTGCTGCTCAAAGGGGCGACGATGACCAACGCCCACTGCGGGACCTGCGGCGATCCGCTCTTTCAAGAGAACGGCACGACCTTCTGTCCCAGCTGTCACGGGAATCCCGACGCCGTCCAGGGAACGGATCTCGAGGCCCAGCCGGCCGAGGAGGGGCCGGCTGACGGCGAGACCGCCGCGACCGACACCGAACGGACCGAGGGGGCGGACGCATCGCCGGCCAACGCTGCCGACAGTGACGCTCGTTCGGTATCGTCCGGAGAAAACGCAACCGACGACACCGCTTCGGACCCACGCCAGCAACCCCAGCCGCCGCGATCCGATACGGACGCGTCGGTCGCGGAGTCACAGTCCCGATCGACGTCCCCGTCCCCGGCGGGCCGAGCCGAGCAGCCGACCCCGTCCCGGTCCGACGCCGGTTCGTCCGATTCCGGTTCCTCGAGTGCACCCGCCGACGGCCGCCGATCCGGTTCGGGAACGCATCGAACGGCCCCCGTACCGACCGACGGCGATCTCGAGGCCGCCCACGGTGCGCTCGTCCGATCCCTCGAGAGATTCGCCGAAGAAGCGGCCCAGACGGACGATCCCCGCTACGCGAAGGACTGCCTCGAGGCGGCCCGCGAAGCCGCCGAGACGCTGTCGGTGCTCCGCTGA
- a CDS encoding DEAD/DEAH box helicase: MATTDEEIASIEHPLLEPDFLERRLYQLKLAGTAANNHTLVCLPTGLGKTTVSLLVTARRLDEVGGKSLMLAPTKPLVQQHADFYREALRIPDEEIVVFTGDVSPEDRSEMWESATVVMATPQVIENDLVGSRISLADVTHITFDECHRATGDYAYNYIAERYHTDAEKPLVTGMSASPGGDEEAILEVCENLGLDEVEVMTEEDADVDEFTHDTDVEWERIDLPEEVLEIRDALNEVIKERLEKLKELGVASSTQPDQSQKDLNRMRAELQELINNDQSEGFEGMSIHAEVMKLRQAVTLVETQSVEALRRYFERQRNQARSSGASKASQRMVSDPRVREAMRKAESFDEIHPKYSKARMLLAETLGLEGGERVIVFTESRDTAEALTDFLSESFDAKRFVGQGDREGSDGMTQNQQQEVLDEFRAGEFEVLVSTSVAEEGLDVPEVDLVLFYEPVPTAIRSIQRKGRTGRQTEGRVVVLMAEDTRDEAYFWISRRREKEMENELRELKGLAPEIAEELDDSQQSLTDFEGAGESGVKVDGNDENTDAVGDSSSGSEGVAAGPGLQEFGENNSETGSNEESGDGVDEIDEDVETHEPHAEGDTVAVVADQREMDANIARELSRREEYDITLETLDVGDYVLSDRVVVERKSVADFVDSLVGGDRSVFEQVGAMARHYSRPIVIVEGEGLYEQRDVHPNAVRGALSSLAVDFGASILRTESEDDTTELLAVIAGREQATADREVSVHGEKGSKTLSEQQEYVVSSIAEIGPVTARSLLEEFGTVEGVMIATEEELQDADGVGKVTAERIREVIGSEYTG; the protein is encoded by the coding sequence ATGGCAACGACGGACGAGGAAATCGCGTCTATCGAGCATCCGCTCCTCGAGCCCGACTTCTTAGAGCGGCGACTCTACCAGCTGAAACTCGCGGGGACGGCCGCGAACAACCACACGCTCGTCTGCCTCCCGACCGGGCTGGGGAAGACGACGGTGAGCCTGCTCGTGACGGCGCGTCGCCTCGACGAGGTCGGCGGGAAGTCGCTGATGCTCGCGCCGACGAAACCCCTCGTCCAGCAGCACGCGGACTTCTATCGGGAGGCGCTGCGGATTCCCGACGAGGAGATCGTCGTCTTCACCGGCGACGTCAGTCCCGAGGACCGCTCCGAGATGTGGGAGTCGGCGACGGTCGTGATGGCGACCCCGCAAGTGATCGAGAACGACCTCGTCGGGAGTCGAATCTCGCTCGCCGACGTCACGCACATCACCTTCGACGAGTGCCACCGGGCGACCGGCGACTACGCCTACAACTACATCGCCGAGCGCTACCACACCGACGCCGAGAAACCGCTCGTGACCGGCATGTCGGCCTCGCCCGGCGGCGACGAGGAGGCCATCCTCGAGGTCTGTGAAAACCTCGGCCTGGACGAGGTCGAGGTGATGACCGAGGAGGACGCCGACGTCGACGAGTTCACCCACGACACCGACGTCGAGTGGGAGCGCATCGACCTCCCCGAGGAAGTCCTCGAGATCCGAGACGCCCTGAACGAGGTCATTAAAGAGCGCCTCGAGAAGCTCAAGGAACTGGGCGTCGCGAGCTCGACCCAGCCCGACCAGTCCCAGAAGGACCTCAACAGGATGCGGGCCGAGCTCCAGGAGCTGATCAACAACGATCAGTCGGAGGGGTTCGAGGGGATGTCGATCCACGCCGAGGTGATGAAGCTCCGACAGGCAGTCACCCTCGTAGAGACCCAGAGCGTCGAGGCGCTCCGTCGCTACTTCGAGCGCCAGCGCAATCAGGCCCGCTCGTCGGGAGCGTCGAAGGCGAGCCAGCGGATGGTCTCGGACCCGCGCGTTCGCGAGGCCATGCGAAAGGCCGAGAGCTTCGACGAGATCCACCCCAAGTACAGCAAAGCCCGCATGCTGCTCGCCGAAACCCTGGGGCTCGAGGGCGGCGAGCGCGTGATCGTCTTCACGGAATCCCGCGATACGGCGGAGGCGCTGACCGACTTCCTCTCCGAGAGCTTCGACGCGAAACGGTTCGTCGGACAGGGCGATCGCGAGGGCTCCGACGGGATGACCCAGAATCAACAACAGGAGGTGTTAGACGAGTTCCGGGCGGGCGAGTTCGAGGTGCTCGTTTCTACCTCGGTCGCCGAAGAGGGACTGGACGTGCCGGAGGTCGATCTCGTGCTCTTCTACGAGCCGGTGCCGACCGCGATCCGCTCGATCCAGCGGAAGGGGCGGACCGGTCGCCAGACCGAGGGGCGGGTCGTCGTCCTCATGGCAGAGGACACCCGCGACGAGGCCTACTTCTGGATCTCGCGGCGGCGCGAGAAGGAAATGGAAAACGAACTCCGCGAGCTGAAGGGTTTGGCCCCCGAAATCGCCGAGGAACTCGACGACTCACAGCAGTCGCTGACCGATTTCGAGGGGGCAGGAGAGAGCGGAGTGAAAGTAGACGGGAACGACGAAAACACCGACGCCGTCGGTGATTCCTCCAGCGGAAGCGAGGGGGTTGCAGCGGGGCCGGGACTGCAAGAATTCGGGGAAAACAACTCGGAAACGGGTAGTAATGAGGAGAGCGGAGACGGAGTGGACGAGATCGACGAGGACGTCGAGACCCACGAGCCACACGCCGAAGGCGATACCGTCGCGGTCGTCGCCGACCAGCGGGAGATGGACGCGAACATCGCCCGCGAGCTCTCGCGGCGCGAGGAGTACGACATTACCCTCGAGACGCTCGACGTGGGCGACTACGTCCTGTCGGATCGGGTCGTCGTCGAGCGCAAGTCCGTCGCGGACTTCGTCGACTCGCTGGTCGGGGGCGACCGGTCCGTCTTCGAGCAGGTCGGCGCGATGGCCCGCCACTACTCCCGGCCGATCGTGATCGTCGAGGGCGAGGGGCTGTACGAGCAGCGGGACGTCCACCCGAACGCCGTCCGGGGCGCGCTCTCGAGTCTCGCCGTCGACTTCGGCGCGAGCATCCTGCGCACCGAGAGCGAGGACGATACGACCGAACTGCTGGCGGTGATCGCCGGTCGAGAGCAGGCGACCGCCGATCGGGAAGTGTCGGTCCACGGCGAGAAGGGCTCGAAGACCCTGAGCGAGCAACAGGAGTACGTGGTCTCCTCGATCGCCGAGATCGGTCCCGTCACGGCCAGATCACTGCTCGAGGAGTTCGGCACGGTCGAGGGCGTCATGATCGCGACCGAAGAGGAGTTACAGGACGCCGACGGCGTCGGGAAGGTGACCGCCGAACGGATTCGAGAAGTGATCGGGAGCGAGTACACGGGGTGA
- a CDS encoding TspO/MBR family protein has protein sequence METRTITHRLPDGGSILTAIGFVLLVNLVGAAPSVVSSPDTPWFRALEKPGFYPPTIAFPIVWTLLFTLLGVSLWLVWRSEADGRRLALGLFAAQMLFNVAWTPAFFALEAPLVALGIILVLWGLVVGTIVAFRRVDRRAAALLVPYLVWVTFAAVLNFELWRLNA, from the coding sequence ATGGAAACTCGAACGATTACGCACCGCCTCCCGGACGGCGGCTCGATCCTCACCGCGATCGGCTTCGTCCTGCTGGTCAACCTCGTCGGCGCGGCTCCCAGCGTGGTCTCCTCGCCCGACACGCCGTGGTTTCGCGCGCTCGAGAAACCGGGCTTTTACCCACCGACGATCGCATTCCCGATCGTCTGGACGCTGCTGTTCACCCTGCTCGGCGTCTCGCTGTGGCTCGTCTGGCGCAGCGAGGCCGACGGCCGCCGCCTCGCGCTGGGGCTGTTCGCCGCCCAGATGCTGTTCAACGTCGCCTGGACGCCCGCGTTCTTCGCGCTCGAGGCCCCGCTCGTCGCGCTGGGTATTATCCTCGTCCTCTGGGGGCTCGTCGTCGGAACGATCGTCGCGTTCCGACGGGTCGATCGCCGGGCGGCGGCGTTGCTGGTCCCGTATCTGGTGTGGGTGACGTTCGCAGCTGTGCTCAATTTCGAACTCTGGCGGTTGAACGCCTGA
- a CDS encoding inorganic phosphate transporter: protein MVALSFAALVGAAVLTCLFMAWVLGANSNSPPFAPAIGANAISTMQAAFLIGLLAAAGALMQGGSISETVGADLIDGVTITPLAATAGLLTAATFMAIGIYTRYPIPAAFATTGAMVGAGLSLGGDPAVATYRRLGAFWLLVPIMSGGLAYATATVLRRDDVPETVGVPLLAGVVGAIVANVRLGVIPDPTADQGTLAGFVSRLFGGGPTLAAGVDLGTVVVTIAAGVLAFYWVRERVRVSVESGIRSFLLVLGGIVAFSSGGSQVGLATGPLENLFRVQLGLPGIVLLAIGASGILAGAWMGAPRLLQATSREYAQLGVRRSIAALVPGFIIAQLAIALGIPVSLNNIILSGVIGGGLAGGSAGVSRRKIGVTLTFWLLTLGSSVVVGYGLYQLFETVIGG from the coding sequence ATGGTTGCACTGTCCTTTGCAGCACTCGTCGGAGCCGCCGTCCTGACCTGTCTGTTCATGGCGTGGGTGCTCGGGGCGAACAGCAACTCACCGCCCTTTGCACCCGCGATCGGCGCGAACGCCATCTCGACGATGCAGGCGGCGTTCCTCATCGGGCTGCTCGCGGCCGCGGGTGCGCTCATGCAGGGCGGCAGCATCTCCGAGACCGTCGGCGCGGACCTGATCGACGGCGTCACGATCACGCCCCTCGCCGCCACCGCGGGGCTGCTCACCGCGGCGACGTTCATGGCGATCGGCATCTACACGCGGTATCCGATTCCGGCGGCGTTCGCGACGACCGGCGCGATGGTCGGTGCCGGCCTTTCGCTCGGCGGCGACCCGGCGGTAGCGACCTACCGGCGGCTGGGAGCGTTCTGGCTGCTAGTCCCTATCATGTCCGGCGGATTAGCGTACGCGACGGCGACGGTCCTGCGACGCGACGACGTCCCCGAAACCGTCGGCGTCCCGCTGCTGGCCGGCGTCGTCGGGGCGATCGTCGCCAACGTCCGCCTGGGCGTGATCCCCGATCCGACCGCCGATCAGGGCACCCTCGCCGGGTTCGTCTCCCGCCTGTTCGGCGGTGGCCCGACACTCGCCGCCGGCGTCGATCTCGGTACCGTCGTCGTGACGATCGCCGCCGGAGTACTCGCCTTCTACTGGGTTCGCGAGCGCGTCCGCGTCTCCGTCGAGAGCGGTATCCGCTCGTTCCTCCTCGTGCTCGGCGGCATCGTCGCCTTCTCCTCGGGCGGCTCGCAGGTCGGACTCGCGACGGGACCGCTCGAGAACCTCTTTCGGGTCCAACTCGGCCTACCGGGAATCGTCCTGCTCGCGATCGGAGCGTCCGGTATCCTCGCCGGAGCCTGGATGGGCGCGCCTCGGCTGTTGCAGGCGACTTCCAGAGAGTACGCCCAGCTCGGCGTCCGGCGGTCGATCGCGGCGCTGGTTCCGGGCTTCATTATCGCCCAGTTGGCGATCGCGCTCGGGATTCCCGTCTCGCTCAACAACATCATCCTCTCCGGCGTCATCGGCGGCGGGCTGGCCGGCGGGTCGGCAGGCGTTTCGCGGCGCAAAATCGGCGTCACGCTCACCTTCTGGCTGCTCACGCTGGGCAGCTCCGTCGTCGTCGGGTACGGCCTCTATCAGCTGTTCGAGACGGTGATCGGCGGCTGA
- a CDS encoding alkaline phosphatase produces MRRRQFVTALGATGLLGATGSAGAQSDVSANHLGGGVENVIVLIGDGMGFDPIEVTSVVHGDLSLQSMTGVGYTRTNSRSGEVTDSAAAGTALATGHKANNGQISVRGDADDDDPTPLLTQLELAQARGKATGLVSTTRITHATPAAYASHVPDRDMEATIAAQYANSDVDVLMGGGRREFDDDLLERMRGAGYEVLFDADDLEAASGDRLLGLFDDSHVTYTLDRDESIPSLSEMTAAAVDRLEDEDDGFFLMVEGGRIDHAEHGNDIQTTVAETEAFDEVVDWALEYAETRDDTLVVVTSDHETGGLATGSGYGSPIEAEAIRNAEASNAAIAAAIEEGTPIREAVEGRVDVALTDEDVERIADAKDADGPFALSNALGAVLSDHLGVSWASNVHTGPAQTVMAAGPHVDPFNGWIHHTDLSVTLAALLLFGRLPRVSDSQREFWERKIVRKGPSSRLDAWLALEYVGPATDDLTEALDVDGNGVVDYRDILLILEGDAPSPSAEAGRRREAIGSVHDL; encoded by the coding sequence ATGCGACGACGACAATTCGTTACGGCCCTGGGTGCGACTGGACTGCTCGGTGCAACCGGATCGGCCGGCGCACAATCCGACGTCTCCGCCAATCATCTCGGAGGGGGCGTCGAGAACGTGATCGTCCTGATCGGCGACGGCATGGGGTTCGATCCGATCGAAGTCACGTCGGTCGTCCACGGCGACCTCTCGCTGCAGTCGATGACCGGCGTCGGCTACACGCGGACCAACTCCCGAAGCGGCGAGGTGACCGACTCGGCGGCCGCCGGCACCGCGCTCGCGACCGGTCACAAGGCGAACAACGGACAGATTTCGGTCCGCGGCGACGCGGACGACGACGATCCGACGCCGCTGCTGACCCAGCTCGAACTCGCACAGGCGCGGGGCAAAGCGACCGGACTGGTCTCGACGACCCGAATCACCCACGCTACGCCGGCCGCCTACGCCTCGCACGTCCCCGATCGCGACATGGAGGCGACGATCGCAGCGCAATACGCCAACAGCGACGTCGACGTGCTCATGGGCGGCGGTCGCCGCGAGTTCGACGACGACCTGCTCGAGCGGATGCGAGGAGCGGGCTACGAGGTCCTGTTCGACGCGGACGACCTCGAGGCAGCGAGCGGCGACAGGCTACTCGGGCTGTTCGACGACAGCCACGTCACCTACACGCTCGATCGCGACGAGTCGATCCCGTCGCTGTCCGAGATGACCGCCGCCGCCGTCGATCGGCTCGAGGACGAGGACGACGGCTTCTTCCTGATGGTCGAGGGCGGGCGCATCGATCACGCCGAGCACGGGAACGACATCCAGACGACGGTCGCTGAGACCGAAGCGTTCGACGAGGTCGTCGACTGGGCGCTCGAGTACGCCGAGACTCGCGACGACACGCTGGTCGTCGTCACGTCCGACCACGAGACGGGCGGCCTGGCGACCGGCAGCGGCTACGGCTCGCCGATCGAGGCCGAAGCGATCCGCAACGCCGAGGCGAGCAACGCGGCCATCGCTGCGGCCATCGAGGAGGGGACCCCGATCCGCGAGGCGGTCGAAGGACGCGTCGACGTCGCCCTCACCGACGAGGACGTCGAACGGATCGCGGATGCCAAAGATGCCGACGGTCCTTTCGCCCTCTCGAACGCACTCGGGGCGGTCCTCTCCGACCACCTCGGCGTCTCGTGGGCCTCGAACGTCCACACCGGCCCGGCCCAGACGGTGATGGCCGCCGGACCTCACGTCGACCCGTTCAACGGCTGGATCCACCACACCGATCTCTCGGTGACCCTCGCCGCCCTGTTGCTGTTCGGTCGACTCCCCCGCGTCTCCGATTCCCAGCGCGAATTCTGGGAGCGCAAGATCGTCCGGAAGGGACCCTCGAGCCGGCTCGACGCCTGGCTCGCCCTCGAGTACGTCGGCCCCGCCACCGACGACCTGACCGAGGCGCTCGACGTCGACGGAAACGGCGTCGTCGACTACCGGGATATTCTCCTGATTCTCGAGGGAGACGCCCCGTCGCCGTCGGCGGAGGCCGGCCGCCGCCGCGAGGCGATCGGCTCGGTTCACGACCTCTGA
- a CDS encoding universal stress protein — MRIGAEVRPVIAPQHVLVPTLGRPREDEALAYALETFPDADVTFLAVVTPLDAPLSEGGVLERSEDRTEQAWTSATEVLESVAGSESLDRVTIETAEGKPGTVVPRYASEEGADHVVMYGSENGSVGFLRRFLGRGIAATVVERTPGPVTVLE, encoded by the coding sequence ATGAGGATCGGTGCCGAAGTCCGTCCCGTGATCGCTCCGCAGCACGTCCTCGTCCCCACCCTCGGCCGTCCTCGGGAGGACGAGGCCCTCGCGTACGCCCTCGAGACGTTCCCCGACGCCGACGTCACGTTCCTCGCAGTCGTGACGCCGCTCGACGCGCCGCTCAGCGAGGGCGGCGTCCTCGAGCGAAGCGAGGACCGGACGGAACAGGCCTGGACCAGCGCGACGGAGGTGCTCGAGTCCGTCGCGGGTTCCGAATCGCTGGATCGAGTCACGATCGAGACGGCGGAAGGCAAACCCGGAACCGTCGTTCCCCGATACGCGTCCGAGGAGGGGGCCGATCACGTCGTGATGTACGGCTCCGAAAACGGGTCAGTGGGGTTCCTCCGGCGATTTCTCGGCCGCGGCATCGCCGCAACGGTGGTCGAACGGACGCCGGGTCCGGTGACGGTACTCGAGTGA